The DNA region GGAGAACGCCGACAAGATCAGCGTTGTTTTTTCGATTGCGAACGAGGCGGGGAACCTTTACCAGACGCTGCGCACCTTTGCCGACAACCGGCTCAACATGGTGAAGATCGAATCCCGACCATTGCCCGACGCGGCGTGGAATTACCTGTTCTATGTGGATTTTGAAGGCAATATCGCGGACGATGCGGTGCGTGCGGCGCTCGAAAAGCTCTCCCGCGATTCGGTCCGCTACCGGCTGCTCGGGGCCTATCGCGCGGCAAAGTGACGACAAAAAAATGGGCCTTCCGGCGAATTCGGAAGGCCCGTTTTTTATGATTCTCCCATTACGATGGGGATAAAGCCGGAGAGCGTATCAATGCGGTAGTCGTAAAGTGCGGGATCGCCTTCGGCGCCGGATGGCGCGAGCCAGCAGCAGGCAATGCCGGCATTGCGGCCGCCCGCCATGTCGGAGGTGAGCGAGTCGCCCAGGATAATGGCGCGCGACCGGTCCGGTCCGCCGAGCGCCTCGAATACCCGGTCAAAGAATTCCCGGCGGGGCTTCGGCGCGCCGAGCTCCTGGGAGATGAACATCCGGGAGATAAATGGTGCGATCTGCGAATGCGCGAGACGGTTTTTCTGTGTGCGGATGACGCCGTTTGTCACGATGTAAAGCGGACAGCGCGCGGAAAGTTCCTTACAGAGCTCGTACGCGCCGGGGAGCAGAAATGCTCCTTCACCGAGCGCATCGGTGTATGCTTCGCTGAATGCGTGCGCGTCGTCCCGGGCATCGAGCTCTGCGAGCAGGATTTCAAACCGTTCGGCCCGCAGCCGGTCCTGTGTGACCAGGCCCTGCTCAAATTTTTTCCAGAGTGAAAGGTTGATTTCGCTGTAACGGTCACAGACCGCGTCACTGGCCGGCAAGCTCCGCTGCCGGCAGACCCGCCGGATGGCTTCCCGCTCGGCAAGGCCAAAATCAAAGAGGGTATCGTCCGCGTCAAGTAAAAGAATGTCATATTTCATATTTATCAGTCCTTTTTCGGGCAAGATAATCCCGGGTGATAGAAAAAACCTTCCCGGACAGAAAGACGATCGCAATCAGATTTGGGATGGCCATCAGGCCATTGAAGGTGTCAGAGATGTCCCACACGAGCTTCAGATTGGTGACGCAGCCGACACAGGCCATGCCGATGAACAAAAGCTTGTAGAGGATAAGCGGCTTTAATCCGCAGAGATATTCGAGCGCGCGTTCACCGTAATACGACCAGCCAAGCATGGTGGAAAATGCGAAGCAGGCAATTGCCACTGTGATGAAAACGGCGCCAAATGCCCCGAACCCATGTGAGAACGCCTCAATGGAAAGCGCGGCACCCTCAAGCCCGATTTCGGTCGCCCCGGTCGTGAGGATGGTGAGCGCGGTGATCGTACAGACGATAATCGTGTCCGCGAACACCTCAAAGATGCCCCACATGCCCTGCTGGACCGGTTCCTTGACGTTTGAGGCGGAGTTTACGATGACCGAGCTGCCAAGCCCCGCTTCGTTCGAGAAAATGCCGCGCGCCACGCCGTAGCGGATCGCCTGCATGATGACGTAACCGCCCACGCCGCCGCCGACCGCCTCAAAGCTGAACGCATTCGCAAAGATGGAGGCAAACGCCGCCGGAATCGCTTTGTGATTGACAATGAGGATGTAGACGCCGCCGGTGATATAGAAAAGCGCCATGAACGGAACCAGCTTTTCGGTGACCGAGGCGATGCGCTTGAGCCCGCCGAGGATCACCAGACCGATGACCAGCGAGATCACGATGCCGGTCGCGAGCGGCGCAATGCCGAGCGAAGCCGAAAGCGCGCCCGCAATCGAATTGGCCTGGGTCATGTTGCCGATGCCGAATGAGGCGATCAGACAGAAAAGCGAAAAGAGCACCGCCAGCCATTTACAGTGGAGTCCGCGTTCGATATAGATCATCGGGCCGCCGACCCACGCGCCCTTTTCGTTTTTGTAACGGTAGTGGTTGCCCAGGACGTTTTCCGCATATTTGGTCATCATCCCAAGAAAGGCGCTCACCCACATCCAGAAGACCGCGCCGGTGCCGCCGGAGACGATCGCGGTGGCCACGCCGACGATGTTTCCGGTCCCGATGGTGCCCGCCAGTGCGGTGGAAAGCGCCTGAAACTGGGAGATGGCGTGGGGGTCGCGTTTGTTATGTACCTCTTTGTTGCGAAAAATGGCAAACAGCGTTTCGTTCATCCAAAGCCCGAATTTGCGGATCTGAAAAAAACCGGTGCCGATAGTGAAATAGACGCCGACCAGCATGAGAAAAGCGATCATAACCGGTCCCCAGACAAAATCATTGACCAGTTTGTTAAGATCGGTAACCAGTTTGACAAACCCCTCCATATGATACCTCCTCCATCCTATTTTGCATAAACACATCTACACCTAAGCAAAATTATATATCATGGGCGATTCGTTTGTAAAGCAGTACGGAATGGACAAAACGTTTTATGGTCTGCGCTTATTCCACATAAAGAAACCGTTGTTAGAAAAAAACCAAAGAGTAGGAGCTGGGAAACGATGCTGGTATCCGCAGAAGAAATGCTGACAAAGGCCAAAGCTGGTCAATATGCCGTCGGGCAGTTCAATATCAACAATCTGGAATGGACCAAAGCGGTACTGCTTACCGCACAGGAGCAAAATTCGCCGGTGATCCTTGGCGTATCCGAGGGCGCGGGCAAATATATGTGCGGCTTTTGTACAGTCGCGGCAATGGTGCGGGCGATGATCGGGGAACTGGGGATTACCATCCCTGTGGCTCTTCATATCGACCACGGCACCTATGAAGGAGCGAAAAGAGCAATCGAGGCGGGCTTCACCTCGATCATGTTCGACGGCTCGCACGATCCGATCGATGTAAATATTGCAAAGAGCAGGGAAATCATTGCGCTGTGCAGGGAAAAGGGCCTTTCGGTCGAATGCGAGGTCGGGTCGATCGGCGGCGAGGAGGACGGCGTGGTCGGCGCGGGCGAGATCGCCGACCCGCAGGAATGCAAACGGATCGCCGGCCTCGGCGTTACCATGCTCGCAGCGGGCATCGGCAATATTCATGGCCAATACCCTGCCAACTGGAAAGGACTTGATTTTGACGCGCTCGCAAAGATCCAGGCGCTGACCGATGGGGTGCCGCTGGTACTGCACGGCGGCACCGGCATCCCGGAAAAGATGATCAAAAAGGCGATTTCGCTGGGCGTGGCGAAGATCAACGTCAACACCGAATGCCAGCTTTCGTTTGCCGCGGCGACCCGCAGGTATATTGAGGCGGGCAAGGACCTTGTGGGCAAGGGCTTTGACCCGCGCAAGCTGCTTGCACCGGGAACCCAGGCAATCTGTGACACGATTCGGGAGAAAATGGAACTGTTCGGCTCAGCGGGGAAGGCCTGACTGTAAAATCCTATGTGCAACGGGCGGGATTCATGCTTTTGCAGGAATCCCGCCCGTTTTCTCTTGCTCATTCAAAATAAAAAAGCTCTTCAAACCGCTTCTCAAGCGCCACACATAAGAGCAGCGCGAGCTTTGCGCTCGGACAGAACTGTCCGTTTTCGATCGAGCTGATCGTTTGGCGGGAGACGCCGACCATTTCCGCCAGCCCCCCCTGGGAGATCCGCCTTTCCGCCCGGGCGACCCGCAGGCGGTTTTGCAAAACCAGTTTTTCTTCCATATCAGCCACCTGCGAACAGCCCGATGAGTGCCGCGGCGAGATTTGCAAGCGCGCAAAAGCCGCTGAGGATCGCGGTGGCGAGAAGCGCCGATTGTTTTTTGTGGCGATAGCGGCAGTACACTTCCGTTGCGGCGTACGCCCAGAAAAGCGCCTGCAGGTCGTGGGTCGGCTGCCCGGCGGCCAGCTTTGCGATCACCAGAGCGATGAACGTCACCAGAAAGGCGGATACACCGACGATTTTGGCGTGGTCGTCGATCCATTTTTCCCGTTCGTCCAGGTTGCTTTCGCGGCCGCGCTTCAGGATTTCTTCCCGGTCCATAGAGAGTCCTCTTTTCCTCATGTGTTTTACTGCAACTACAGTGTACAGCAAACTTTTCATATTGTCAAGTAAACTTGTCAATATGAAAAGAAAACTTTGCAATAAAAAGTTTACAATTTGTACTTGATTTTTGGGAAGAAGTGATTTACAATACAATTAGCACTCAATCATATAGAGTGCTAACAAGCTTTATTTGGTTAAAACATTCATTCATATACATGAGGAGGGATTTCACCTATGAACGCTCAGAAATTTACCCAGAAATCGCTCGAAGCCCTGCAGTCCGCGCAGGACCTCGCGGTCGAGTACCAGAACATGCAGATCGAGCAGCAGCACCTGCTCGACGCGCTGATCTCCCAGCAGGAAGGGCTCATCGGACAGATGCTCAAAAAAATGGGGACTGACGCCGCCGCGCTCGGACGGGAGGTCCGTGCCGAAATTGAGAAACTCCCCCGCGTCTCCGGACCCGGCCGGGAACAGGGCAAGATCTACATCTCCCAGGAGGTGGATCGCACGCTCGTCGCGGCCGAACGCCACGCCGAACGCATGAAGGATGAGTACGTCTCGGTCGAGCACGTCATGCTCGCGCTGCTCGAAAGCCCAAACAGCGCGCTCAAAGCGATCTTCCAACGGTTTTCGCTCACCAAGGACGGTTTCCTCAACGCACTCGTGAGCGTGCGCGGCAACACCCGCGTCACCTCGGACAGCCCGGAGGACACTTATGACGCGCTCAAAAAATACGGCTCTGACCTCGTCGAGCTGGCCCGCAACCAGAAACTTGACCCGGTTATCGGCCGTGACAACGAAATCCGCAACGTCATCCGTATCCTGTCCCGCAAGACCAAGAACAACCCGGTTCTGATCGGCGAGCCGGGCGTCGGCAAAACCGCCATCGCGGAAGGGCTTGCGCTGCGCATCGTGCGCGGGGACGTGCCGGAGAACCTCAAGGACCGCACCATTTTTTCGCTCGATATGGGCGCGCTGATCGCGGGGGCAAAGTTCCGCGGCGAGTTCGAGGAGCGCCTCAAGGCTGTGCTGCAGGAGATCAAAAAGAGCGAGGGCAAAATCATCCTGTTCATCGACGAGCTGCACACCATTGTCGGTGCGGGCAAGACCGAGGGCAGCATGGACGCCGGCAACCTTTTAAAGCCGATGCTCGCCCGCGGCGAATTGCACTGCATCGGCGCGACCACCCTGAACGAATACCGCCAGTACATCGAGAAGGATGCCGCGCTCGAACGCCGGTTCCAGCCGGTCATGGTGCCGGAGCCGACCGTGGAGGACACCATTTCGATCCTGCGAGGGCTCAAGGAGCGGTATGAGGTATTCCACGGCGTCAAGATCCAGGATCAGGCGCTCATTGCGGCGGCGACGCTCTCGAACCGCTACATCTCCGACCGGTTCCTGCCGGATAAGGCGATCGACCTGGTGGACGAGGCCTGCGCCATGATCCGCACCGAGATGGATTCGATGCCGAGCGAGCTCGACGATCTCTCGCGCAAGATCATGCAGCATGAGATTGAAGAGGCCGCGCTCAAGAAGGAGAAGGACCAGATTTCGCAGGAACATCTGAAAGAGATCCAGAAGGAGCTCGCTGAGATGCGCGAACGCTTCAAGGCGATGAAAGCGCGCTGGGAAAACGAAAAGAACGCCATCGGCAAGGTGCAGAAGCTGCGCGAGGAACTTGAACAGGTGAACGCCGACATCGAGAAGGCGGAACGCAGCTACGACCTCAATAAGGCCGCCGAGCTCAAATACGGCAAACTCCCCGCCCTGCAGAAGGAGCTGGAAGCCGAGGAGAAGCTCGCGGGCGAAGCCGAAAAGGACAGCACCCTTCTGCGAGACAAGGTCACCGAAGAGGAGATCGCGCGGATCGTCGGCCGCTGGACCGGCATTCCGGTCGCGAAGCTGATGGAAGGAGAGCGCGAGAAGCTGCTGGGCATGGAGAATATCCTGCATAAGCGGGTCATTGGCCAGGATGAGGCGGTGCGGACCGTTTCGGAAGCGATTCTGCGTTCGCGCGCGGGCATCCAGGACCAGCACCGCCCGATCGGATCATTTTTGTTCCTGGGCCCGACCGGCGTCGGCAAGACCGAGCTCGCGAAGGCTCTGGCGCAGGCGCTTTTCGACGACGAGAAGAACATCGTGCGCATCGACATGAGCGAATACATGGAGAAATACGCGGTCAGCCGCCTTATCGGTGCGCCTCCGGGATATGTCGGCTATGAGGAAGGCGGCCAGCTCACCGAAGCGGTGCGCCGCAAACCATATGCGGTTGTGCTGTTCGACGAGATCGAAAAAGCCCATCCGGACGTTTTCAATATCCTCTTACAGGTGCTCGACGACGGCCGTATCACCGACAGCCAGGGCCGCACGGTCGATTTCAAGAACACGATTATCATCCTGACCAGCAATCTTGGTTCCCCATATATTCTCGACGGTATTGATCAGAATGGGCAGATCACCGAGGAAGCCCGCAAACAGGTGGATGTGCTCTTAAAGCAGCAGTTCCGTCCGGAATTCCTCAACCGGCTCGACGAGATTGTGTTTTACAAACCGCTCACCCGGGCGGAGACCGGGCAGATTGTCGATCTGCTGATGGCCGGTCTGCAAAAACGCCTGGCGGACAAACAGCTCACTCTATCGATCACGCCGGCGGCAAAGGAGTTTGTGGTCGAGCACGGATACGACCCGGTTTATGGGGCGCGCCCGCTCAAACGGTTCCTCCAGCACAAGGTGGAAACGCTGCTTGCCCGCATGATCATTGCCGAGGATCTCGCGCCGAATACCCGCCTCGAGGTGGATGTCAGCGGTGGAGACCTTGTGATCCACATTGTAAAATAAGTCATCAAAAGGCCGCGTCCCATTTGGATG from Anaerotruncus rubiinfantis includes:
- a CDS encoding YjjG family noncanonical pyrimidine nucleotidase codes for the protein MKYDILLLDADDTLFDFGLAEREAIRRVCRQRSLPASDAVCDRYSEINLSLWKKFEQGLVTQDRLRAERFEILLAELDARDDAHAFSEAYTDALGEGAFLLPGAYELCKELSARCPLYIVTNGVIRTQKNRLAHSQIAPFISRMFISQELGAPKPRREFFDRVFEALGGPDRSRAIILGDSLTSDMAGGRNAGIACCWLAPSGAEGDPALYDYRIDTLSGFIPIVMGES
- a CDS encoding alanine/glycine:cation symporter family protein, with amino-acid sequence MEGFVKLVTDLNKLVNDFVWGPVMIAFLMLVGVYFTIGTGFFQIRKFGLWMNETLFAIFRNKEVHNKRDPHAISQFQALSTALAGTIGTGNIVGVATAIVSGGTGAVFWMWVSAFLGMMTKYAENVLGNHYRYKNEKGAWVGGPMIYIERGLHCKWLAVLFSLFCLIASFGIGNMTQANSIAGALSASLGIAPLATGIVISLVIGLVILGGLKRIASVTEKLVPFMALFYITGGVYILIVNHKAIPAAFASIFANAFSFEAVGGGVGGYVIMQAIRYGVARGIFSNEAGLGSSVIVNSASNVKEPVQQGMWGIFEVFADTIIVCTITALTILTTGATEIGLEGAALSIEAFSHGFGAFGAVFITVAIACFAFSTMLGWSYYGERALEYLCGLKPLILYKLLFIGMACVGCVTNLKLVWDISDTFNGLMAIPNLIAIVFLSGKVFSITRDYLARKRTDKYEI
- the fba gene encoding class II fructose-1,6-bisphosphate aldolase, whose protein sequence is MLVSAEEMLTKAKAGQYAVGQFNINNLEWTKAVLLTAQEQNSPVILGVSEGAGKYMCGFCTVAAMVRAMIGELGITIPVALHIDHGTYEGAKRAIEAGFTSIMFDGSHDPIDVNIAKSREIIALCREKGLSVECEVGSIGGEEDGVVGAGEIADPQECKRIAGLGVTMLAAGIGNIHGQYPANWKGLDFDALAKIQALTDGVPLVLHGGTGIPEKMIKKAISLGVAKINVNTECQLSFAAATRRYIEAGKDLVGKGFDPRKLLAPGTQAICDTIREKMELFGSAGKA
- a CDS encoding helix-turn-helix transcriptional regulator: MEEKLVLQNRLRVARAERRISQGGLAEMVGVSRQTISSIENGQFCPSAKLALLLCVALEKRFEELFYFE
- a CDS encoding DUF6442 family protein; amino-acid sequence: MDREEILKRGRESNLDEREKWIDDHAKIVGVSAFLVTFIALVIAKLAAGQPTHDLQALFWAYAATEVYCRYRHKKQSALLATAILSGFCALANLAAALIGLFAGG
- the clpB gene encoding ATP-dependent chaperone ClpB, with product MNAQKFTQKSLEALQSAQDLAVEYQNMQIEQQHLLDALISQQEGLIGQMLKKMGTDAAALGREVRAEIEKLPRVSGPGREQGKIYISQEVDRTLVAAERHAERMKDEYVSVEHVMLALLESPNSALKAIFQRFSLTKDGFLNALVSVRGNTRVTSDSPEDTYDALKKYGSDLVELARNQKLDPVIGRDNEIRNVIRILSRKTKNNPVLIGEPGVGKTAIAEGLALRIVRGDVPENLKDRTIFSLDMGALIAGAKFRGEFEERLKAVLQEIKKSEGKIILFIDELHTIVGAGKTEGSMDAGNLLKPMLARGELHCIGATTLNEYRQYIEKDAALERRFQPVMVPEPTVEDTISILRGLKERYEVFHGVKIQDQALIAAATLSNRYISDRFLPDKAIDLVDEACAMIRTEMDSMPSELDDLSRKIMQHEIEEAALKKEKDQISQEHLKEIQKELAEMRERFKAMKARWENEKNAIGKVQKLREELEQVNADIEKAERSYDLNKAAELKYGKLPALQKELEAEEKLAGEAEKDSTLLRDKVTEEEIARIVGRWTGIPVAKLMEGEREKLLGMENILHKRVIGQDEAVRTVSEAILRSRAGIQDQHRPIGSFLFLGPTGVGKTELAKALAQALFDDEKNIVRIDMSEYMEKYAVSRLIGAPPGYVGYEEGGQLTEAVRRKPYAVVLFDEIEKAHPDVFNILLQVLDDGRITDSQGRTVDFKNTIIILTSNLGSPYILDGIDQNGQITEEARKQVDVLLKQQFRPEFLNRLDEIVFYKPLTRAETGQIVDLLMAGLQKRLADKQLTLSITPAAKEFVVEHGYDPVYGARPLKRFLQHKVETLLARMIIAEDLAPNTRLEVDVSGGDLVIHIVK